The Changchengzhania lutea genomic sequence CAACGTCGTGGATAGATAATTACCACATTTCATCAATACAGATTCTTCAGTATGGATTCGTAATTGTTCATTTTCCGAAACAGAATCGTATTCGCCCTCTATTATATATAAAAAACACGCTTCATTTGGCATTGGATTTGGCTTTTTAAAAGGCGGTTTTAAAATCACTGTTTCAAACAGCATTATGCCAAATAAATCTATTGTCTTATAATCGATTATCATTTCGTTTTATTGCAAAAATAGTGTTTGTGAGCCATTCTTTATTTTATAATTTGCCCAATAATTTGTCAATTTAGTCCATGTGTTTTTCGGTATAGCAACAACTTGTTATATAATCAAATGTACTTTTATTAAGACGAAAGTAGATATCAGAATACCTAATGGAGAGTGAACCTATAATAAACAATATATTAATGAGTATTTACCAACGCAAATAAACATTTATTATTTTATTTGCGTAACTGAATGGTTTCGCTTATATTTGTAACCGATCAATTACATGATATCATGAGAAGAGACGTTTTTCAAGCCATCGCGGATCCTGTTAGAAGAGATATTATTCAGTTATTGGCAAATGAAACCCTAACAGTGAATTCAGTAGCTGATAAATTTGACGTAAGCCGTCCTGCAATTTCAAAACATTTAAAAATTCTGGAAGAGTGCGGCATAGTAAATATTACAAAACAAGGTAGGGAGCGATTT encodes the following:
- a CDS encoding ArsR/SmtB family transcription factor, whose amino-acid sequence is MRRDVFQAIADPVRRDIIQLLANETLTVNSVADKFDVSRPAISKHLKILEECGIVNITKQGRERFCQIQPKNLIPAFLWIEQYQKLWEDKLGSFEDYLTKLQTKNKDNE